From a single Bacillus gobiensis genomic region:
- the purL gene encoding phosphoribosylformylglycinamidine synthase subunit PurL yields MSLLLEPSKQQIKEEKLYRQMGVSDEEFALIESIIGRLPNYTEIGIFSVMWSEHCSYKNSKPVLRKFPTEGSQVLQGPGEGAGIVDIGDNQAVVFKIESHNHPSAIEPYQGAATGVGGIIRDVFSMGARPIAILNSLRFGELTSPRVKYLFEEVVAGIAGYGNCIGIPTVGGEIQFEDCYEGNPLVNAMCVGLINHDDIQKGQAKGVGNTVMYVGAKTGRDGIHGATFASEELTDESDSKRPAVQVGDPFMEKLLLEACLEVIKNDALVGIQDMGAAGLTSSSAEMASKAGSGIEMNLDLIPQRETGMTPYEMMLSESQERMLLVIERGREQEIVDIFKKYDLEAVSVGHVTDDKMLRLLHKGEVVTELPVDALAEEAPVYHKPSKVPAYYQEFLETIVPVPKVTNAKQTLLDLLKQPTIASKEWVFDQYDYMVRTNTVVAPGSDAAVLRIRGTKKALAMTTDCNSRYLYLDPEVGGRIAVAEAARNIVCSGGTPLAITDCLNFGNPEKPEIFWQIEKSVDGMSEACSILNTPVIGGNVSLYNETSGTAIYPTPVVGMVGLIEDTDYITTQAFKQAGDAVYVIGEAKEEFAGSELQKLTEGRIFGKAPELDLKIEKERQDSLLKAIRSGVVQSAHDLAEGGLAVALAESIMSTDGLGAEIKLFGDAVVNLFSETQSRFVVSVKKEDKDSFEKIIPDANLIGEVTSSGVLSVADKDGKQMIHASVDELEQAWKGAIPCLLKSRD; encoded by the coding sequence TGCTTGAACCAAGTAAACAACAGATTAAAGAAGAAAAGCTCTATAGGCAAATGGGTGTCAGTGATGAAGAGTTCGCGTTAATTGAATCTATCATCGGACGGCTGCCAAATTACACAGAAATCGGTATTTTTTCAGTTATGTGGTCCGAGCACTGTAGCTATAAAAATTCGAAGCCTGTGCTTCGCAAATTCCCGACAGAAGGCTCTCAGGTTCTTCAAGGTCCTGGAGAAGGAGCGGGAATTGTCGATATCGGCGATAATCAAGCAGTCGTATTTAAAATCGAATCTCACAACCACCCGTCAGCCATTGAGCCTTATCAAGGGGCTGCTACAGGAGTCGGCGGAATTATTCGTGATGTGTTTTCAATGGGAGCCCGCCCGATTGCAATCTTAAATTCGCTTAGATTTGGCGAACTGACTTCACCTCGCGTGAAATACTTGTTTGAAGAAGTAGTGGCAGGAATTGCGGGGTATGGAAACTGTATCGGCATTCCGACAGTCGGCGGAGAAATCCAATTTGAAGATTGCTACGAAGGAAATCCGCTTGTCAACGCCATGTGTGTCGGTTTAATCAATCATGATGATATTCAAAAAGGCCAAGCGAAGGGCGTTGGCAATACCGTTATGTACGTAGGAGCGAAAACCGGCCGCGACGGAATCCACGGCGCCACCTTTGCTTCTGAAGAGTTAACGGATGAATCAGATTCGAAGCGTCCGGCGGTCCAAGTGGGAGATCCGTTTATGGAGAAGCTTCTTTTGGAAGCCTGCTTAGAAGTAATCAAGAACGATGCACTTGTCGGAATTCAAGATATGGGTGCAGCAGGCTTAACAAGCTCAAGCGCAGAGATGGCAAGTAAAGCAGGCTCTGGTATTGAGATGAACCTCGATCTGATTCCTCAGCGGGAAACAGGAATGACTCCTTATGAAATGATGCTGTCTGAATCTCAGGAGCGTATGCTGCTAGTAATCGAGCGCGGACGTGAACAAGAAATCGTCGATATTTTCAAGAAATACGACCTTGAAGCCGTATCGGTAGGCCATGTTACAGATGATAAAATGCTTCGTCTTCTGCATAAAGGAGAAGTCGTAACTGAGCTTCCTGTCGATGCTTTGGCTGAAGAAGCACCTGTTTACCATAAGCCTTCGAAAGTACCGGCATATTATCAAGAATTCCTTGAAACAATTGTTCCAGTGCCTAAAGTAACTAATGCAAAGCAAACCTTGCTTGATTTGTTAAAGCAGCCAACCATTGCAAGCAAAGAATGGGTATTTGACCAATATGACTATATGGTTCGAACCAATACGGTTGTTGCGCCCGGTTCAGATGCGGCGGTTTTAAGAATCAGAGGCACCAAAAAAGCTCTGGCGATGACAACGGATTGCAACTCCAGATACTTGTATTTAGACCCAGAGGTTGGTGGTCGCATTGCTGTTGCTGAAGCAGCGCGAAACATCGTCTGCTCGGGAGGAACCCCTCTTGCTATTACAGATTGCTTAAATTTCGGAAATCCGGAAAAACCGGAAATCTTCTGGCAAATCGAAAAATCGGTTGACGGAATGAGTGAAGCGTGCAGCATCCTAAATACTCCAGTCATCGGTGGTAACGTTTCTCTATATAATGAAACGAGCGGAACAGCCATCTACCCTACTCCGGTTGTAGGAATGGTTGGATTAATTGAAGACACGGATTATATTACGACTCAAGCATTTAAGCAAGCGGGCGATGCCGTTTACGTCATCGGCGAGGCAAAAGAAGAATTTGCCGGCAGCGAGCTGCAAAAGCTTACTGAGGGACGCATTTTCGGCAAAGCTCCAGAATTAGATTTAAAGATTGAAAAAGAACGCCAGGATTCGCTACTCAAAGCGATTCGTTCCGGTGTTGTCCAATCTGCTCATGATCTTGCTGAAGGCGGCCTTGCGGTGGCACTTGCTGAAAGCATCATGTCTACGGATGGTCTAGGCGCGGAAATTAAACTTTTTGGCGATGCAGTTGTTAATCTGTTCAGTGAAACTCAATCCCGATTTGTCGTTTCTGTGAAAAAAGAAGATAAAGACTCGTTTGAAAAAATCATCCCCGATGCGAATTTGATTGGTGAAGTTACTTCGTCAGGCGTGCTTTCTGTTGCAGATAAAGATGGAAAACAAATGATTCACGCGAGCGTAGATGAGCTAGAACAAGCGTGGAAAGGAGCTATCCCATGTTTGCTGAAATCAAGGGATTAA
- the purF gene encoding amidophosphoribosyltransferase: MFAEIKGLNEECGLFGIWGHEESPQVTYYGLHSLQHRGQEGAGIVCTNGDNLSFHKGQGLVTEVFGNGELNNLKGRGAIGHVRYATAGGGGYENVQPLLFRSQNGGLALAHNGNLVNATHLKHQLEGQGSIFQTTSDTEVLAHLIKRSGHFTLKDQVKNALSMLKGAYAFLLMTETEMIVALDPNGLRPLSLGMLGDAYVVASETCAFDVVGATYLRDVEPGELLIINDEGLTSDRFSMNINRSICSMEYIYFSRPDSNIDGINVHSARKNLGKKLAEEAFVEADVVTGVPDSSISAAIGFAEATGIPYELGLIKNRYVGRTFIQPSQALREQGVRMKLSAVRGVVEGKRVVMVDDSIVRGTTSRRIVTMLREAGATEVHVRISSPPIAHPCFYGIDTSTHEELIASSHSAEEIRKEIGADTLSFLSVDGLLDGVGRQYEGERRGHCLACFTGKYPTEIYQDTVLPHVKEAVLNK; this comes from the coding sequence ATGTTTGCTGAAATCAAGGGATTAAATGAAGAATGCGGCTTATTCGGAATTTGGGGGCACGAAGAATCTCCACAAGTAACGTATTACGGGCTGCACAGCCTTCAGCATAGAGGGCAAGAAGGAGCCGGTATTGTTTGTACGAACGGCGATAATCTGTCTTTTCATAAAGGTCAGGGGCTTGTAACTGAAGTTTTTGGCAATGGAGAATTAAATAATCTAAAAGGAAGAGGCGCAATCGGACACGTCCGTTATGCAACAGCAGGCGGAGGCGGCTATGAAAATGTCCAGCCGCTCCTTTTCCGTTCCCAAAACGGAGGCCTTGCGCTAGCCCATAACGGAAATCTTGTCAACGCGACACATTTGAAGCATCAGCTTGAAGGACAAGGCAGCATTTTTCAGACGACATCAGATACAGAAGTCCTTGCCCATCTAATTAAACGAAGCGGCCATTTTACATTGAAGGATCAGGTAAAGAATGCACTCAGTATGCTTAAAGGGGCTTATGCTTTCTTACTCATGACAGAGACTGAAATGATTGTGGCCCTTGATCCAAACGGATTGCGCCCGCTTTCTCTCGGGATGCTCGGCGATGCTTATGTCGTTGCTTCTGAAACGTGTGCCTTTGACGTGGTAGGCGCAACCTATTTGCGTGATGTGGAGCCGGGAGAGCTTTTGATTATTAATGATGAAGGGCTGACATCAGATCGCTTCTCGATGAATATTAACCGTTCAATCTGCAGTATGGAATACATTTATTTTTCGCGACCGGACAGTAATATTGATGGAATAAATGTTCATAGCGCGAGAAAAAATCTTGGGAAAAAACTGGCTGAAGAAGCTTTTGTTGAGGCAGATGTTGTCACTGGAGTACCTGATTCAAGCATCTCAGCAGCGATCGGATTTGCCGAAGCAACCGGAATCCCGTATGAGCTTGGCCTGATTAAAAACCGCTATGTCGGACGGACGTTTATTCAGCCATCACAGGCTTTAAGAGAGCAAGGTGTACGTATGAAGCTTTCTGCAGTGCGCGGAGTTGTAGAAGGGAAACGTGTCGTTATGGTAGATGACTCAATCGTCCGCGGCACAACGAGCAGGAGAATTGTCACGATGCTCAGGGAAGCCGGGGCAACGGAAGTACATGTACGAATCAGCTCGCCGCCGATCGCGCACCCGTGCTTTTACGGGATCGATACGTCAACTCATGAAGAATTGATTGCATCATCCCATTCTGCTGAAGAGATTCGCAAAGAAATCGGAGCAGATACGCTATCCTTTTTAAGTGTGGATGGGCTATTGGACGGAGTCGGAAGACAATATGAAGGAGAACGGCGTGGCCATTGTCTCGCTTGCTTTACGGGCAAATACCCTACTGAAATTTATCAGGACACAGTTCTTCCGCATGTAAAAGAAGCCGTATTAAACAAGTAA
- the purM gene encoding phosphoribosylformylglycinamidine cyclo-ligase has translation MSEAYKNAGVDIEAGYEAVTRMKKHVERTKRAGVMGALGGFGGMFDLSELSYKKPVLISGTDGVGTKLKLAFQMDKHDTIGIDAVAMCVNDVLAQGAEPLFFLDYLAVGKADPAKIEAIVKGVADGCEQSGSALVGGETAEMPGLYSEEEYDIAGFSVGVAEKDEIVTGKKIEAGHLLIGLSSSGLHSNGFSLVRKVLLEEAGLDLNKSYSPFNRPLGEELLEPTKIYVKPVLEALNTGKIDGMAHVTGGGFIENLPRMLPEGLGIEIDNGSWPVPPIFPFLQEKGNMSEEEMFNVFNMGIGFVLAIKEKDLAEMIQLLESNGEKAYVIGRVQAGSGVTISGVNSL, from the coding sequence ATGTCTGAAGCATATAAAAATGCAGGTGTGGATATTGAAGCAGGATATGAAGCCGTCACACGCATGAAAAAGCATGTCGAGCGTACGAAGCGTGCAGGAGTAATGGGTGCACTCGGAGGCTTCGGGGGCATGTTTGATTTATCTGAGCTGTCCTATAAGAAACCAGTTCTTATTTCCGGCACTGATGGAGTAGGAACGAAGCTGAAGCTTGCGTTCCAAATGGACAAACACGATACGATCGGAATTGATGCCGTAGCTATGTGTGTCAATGACGTGCTTGCTCAAGGAGCGGAGCCTTTATTCTTCCTGGATTATCTTGCAGTCGGTAAAGCAGATCCGGCAAAAATAGAAGCCATCGTCAAAGGTGTAGCCGACGGATGTGAACAATCAGGGTCAGCTCTTGTCGGCGGCGAAACGGCCGAAATGCCGGGGCTGTACTCAGAAGAGGAATACGATATCGCTGGTTTTTCAGTTGGTGTGGCTGAAAAAGACGAAATCGTTACGGGTAAAAAAATAGAAGCCGGCCATCTTTTAATCGGTCTGAGCTCTAGCGGACTCCATAGCAATGGCTTTTCCCTTGTTCGTAAAGTTCTGTTAGAAGAAGCAGGATTGGATTTGAATAAAAGCTATTCTCCGTTTAATCGTCCGCTTGGCGAAGAGCTTCTTGAGCCTACGAAAATTTATGTAAAACCGGTACTTGAGGCTTTGAACACTGGCAAGATCGACGGAATGGCCCACGTAACCGGAGGAGGATTTATTGAAAACCTCCCGAGGATGCTGCCTGAAGGTCTGGGAATTGAAATTGATAACGGCTCATGGCCTGTTCCTCCTATTTTTCCTTTTCTGCAGGAAAAGGGAAACATGAGCGAGGAAGAAATGTTTAACGTCTTTAATATGGGAATCGGTTTTGTTCTCGCGATTAAAGAGAAGGATTTGGCAGAGATGATTCAGCTTCTTGAGTCAAATGGCGAAAAAGCATATGTAATCGGCCGTGTTCAAGCAGGCAGCGGGGTTACGATTAGCGGAGTCAATTCTTTATGA
- the purN gene encoding phosphoribosylglycinamide formyltransferase: MKKIAVFASGTGSNFEAICNRLSLENWDAEIALVVSDKPNAKVLEKAEKAGVPTYAFQPKSFAGKEEFETAILEQLKLRQVEWIILAGYMRLIGSTLLRAYPQRIVNIHPSLLPAFPGKDAIGQALTQGVKVTGITVHYVDEGMDTGPIIAQRALPIQEGETREQLENKMHKLEHELYPEVIKKLLQQN, from the coding sequence ATGAAAAAAATAGCTGTATTTGCTTCAGGAACAGGCTCAAATTTTGAAGCAATATGCAATCGATTGTCACTTGAAAATTGGGATGCCGAAATTGCTCTTGTTGTTTCTGATAAACCAAATGCAAAGGTATTAGAAAAGGCTGAAAAAGCGGGTGTGCCGACCTACGCGTTTCAGCCCAAATCCTTTGCTGGCAAAGAGGAATTTGAAACGGCCATTTTGGAGCAGTTAAAGCTTCGGCAAGTAGAGTGGATTATCCTTGCAGGATACATGAGATTGATAGGAAGCACCTTGCTGCGCGCTTATCCGCAAAGAATTGTGAATATTCATCCTTCCTTGCTTCCTGCCTTTCCGGGAAAGGATGCCATCGGACAAGCATTAACACAAGGGGTAAAAGTGACGGGAATTACCGTTCATTATGTAGATGAGGGAATGGATACAGGACCGATTATTGCCCAAAGAGCTCTGCCTATTCAAGAAGGCGAAACGAGAGAACAGCTGGAGAACAAAATGCATAAACTCGAGCACGAATTATACCCGGAAGTCATAAAAAAGCTTCTTCAACAAAATTGA
- the purH gene encoding bifunctional phosphoribosylaminoimidazolecarboxamide formyltransferase/IMP cyclohydrolase — translation MTVKRALISVSNKKDLVPFVKELTALGIEVISTGGTNKLLQENGVETIGISDVTGFPEIMDGRLKTLHPNIHGGLLAVRDNEKHMAQLNEHGITPIDLVVVNLYPFKETISKQDVTFAEAIENIDIGGPGMLRASAKNHQDVTVLVDPADYESVLQQIKETGAVTAEKNRELAAKVFRHTAAYDALIADYLTAYVGETEPEQYTVTYEKKQSLRYGENPHQEAAFYQSAFPSAGSISKAKQLHGKELSYNNIKDADAALQILREFTGPAAVAVKHMNPCGAGTGATIKEAYTKAYEADPTSIFGGIVALNREVTKETAEMLHEIFLEIVIAPSFASDALQILTSKKNIRLLTVDVDAPESKEKQLTSVQGGLLVQDTDTLKLDDAKISIPTKREPTEQEWEDLKLAWNIVKHVKSNAIVLAKDNMTVGVGAGQMNRVGSAKIAIEQAGEKATGSALGSDAFFPMPDTVEEAAKAGVTAIIQPGGSIRDEESIKKADEYGIAMVFTGVRHFKH, via the coding sequence ATGACGGTAAAACGAGCACTTATTAGCGTTTCTAATAAAAAAGACCTTGTGCCTTTTGTGAAAGAATTAACGGCACTTGGCATTGAAGTCATTTCCACAGGAGGAACGAATAAGCTCCTGCAGGAAAACGGGGTTGAAACAATCGGTATTTCAGATGTTACCGGTTTTCCGGAAATTATGGATGGCAGGCTCAAAACGCTTCATCCAAATATCCATGGCGGTCTGCTTGCTGTTAGAGACAACGAAAAACATATGGCTCAGCTGAATGAGCATGGCATTACGCCGATTGATCTAGTTGTTGTGAATCTGTATCCGTTTAAAGAAACTATTTCTAAACAAGATGTGACGTTTGCAGAAGCGATCGAAAATATAGATATCGGCGGTCCAGGGATGCTTCGCGCCTCAGCGAAGAACCATCAGGATGTGACTGTTCTTGTCGATCCGGCTGATTATGAGTCCGTCCTTCAGCAAATCAAGGAAACTGGTGCTGTGACAGCTGAGAAAAACCGTGAGCTTGCAGCAAAGGTTTTCCGCCACACCGCTGCTTATGACGCTTTGATTGCTGACTACCTTACAGCTTATGTCGGTGAGACTGAACCTGAGCAGTATACGGTCACTTATGAGAAAAAGCAGTCCCTCCGCTATGGAGAAAATCCTCATCAGGAAGCTGCCTTTTACCAAAGCGCATTCCCGAGCGCAGGTTCTATCTCTAAGGCGAAGCAGCTTCATGGTAAAGAGTTATCTTACAATAATATTAAGGACGCTGATGCTGCCCTGCAAATCCTTCGTGAATTCACGGGGCCGGCAGCAGTTGCCGTAAAGCATATGAACCCATGCGGTGCAGGGACTGGAGCAACGATTAAAGAAGCATATACAAAAGCATATGAAGCAGATCCAACCTCGATCTTTGGAGGAATCGTAGCACTGAATCGAGAGGTTACGAAAGAAACAGCTGAAATGCTCCATGAAATTTTTCTGGAAATCGTTATTGCTCCATCGTTTGCAAGTGACGCCCTTCAGATTTTAACAAGCAAAAAGAATATTCGCTTGTTGACCGTTGATGTCGATGCTCCTGAATCAAAGGAGAAGCAGCTCACTTCCGTGCAAGGAGGGCTTCTTGTTCAAGATACAGATACTTTAAAGCTCGATGATGCGAAAATTTCGATTCCAACGAAAAGAGAACCTACAGAACAGGAATGGGAAGACTTAAAGCTTGCCTGGAATATTGTTAAACATGTGAAATCCAATGCGATCGTTCTTGCAAAGGATAATATGACAGTAGGCGTTGGCGCAGGACAAATGAATCGTGTCGGTTCAGCAAAGATTGCCATAGAGCAGGCCGGTGAGAAAGCAACTGGCAGTGCGCTTGGGTCCGATGCGTTCTTTCCAATGCCAGACACAGTCGAAGAAGCTGCAAAAGCCGGCGTTACAGCCATTATTCAGCCAGGCGGTTCGATCCGCGATGAGGAATCAATCAAAAAAGCAGACGAATATGGCATTGCCATGGTCTTTACAGGCGTACGCCACTTTAAACATTAA
- the purD gene encoding phosphoribosylamine--glycine ligase produces the protein MNVLIIGKGGREHAIAWKAKESSIVEQVFAAPGNDGMKDVAALVDLEESDHAGLIEFAKKNNVGLTIVGPEVPLIEGLVDEFEKENLPVFGPSKQAAIIEGSKQFAKDLMKMYKIPTAEYETFTSFEQAKSYVEEKGAPIVIKADGLAAGKGVTVAMTLEEAVSCLYDFLEDNRFGEASASVVIEEYLEGEEFSLMGFVKGEKVYPMVIAQDHKRAFENDLGANTGGMGAYSPVPQISEDIVSLAVETVLNPCAKAMVKENRSFTGVLYAGLMLTKNGVKVIEFNARFGDPETQVVLPRMESDLIQVILDLLNDREVDLKWKNNAAVSVVLASEGYPGTYQNGTPIGDLVTTQERVIVYHAGTKHKDGQFVTNGGRVANVTALSETFEEARETAYEAIDELICPGLFYRKDIGTRAIKAKNK, from the coding sequence GTGAATGTACTAATTATCGGTAAAGGCGGAAGAGAGCATGCCATTGCTTGGAAAGCGAAAGAGAGCAGCATAGTGGAACAGGTTTTTGCCGCTCCGGGAAATGATGGCATGAAGGACGTCGCTGCCTTGGTGGATCTTGAAGAAAGTGATCACGCAGGCCTGATAGAATTTGCAAAGAAAAACAATGTGGGATTAACAATCGTAGGGCCAGAGGTACCTTTGATCGAAGGCCTTGTGGATGAGTTTGAAAAAGAAAACCTTCCTGTATTTGGCCCTTCAAAACAAGCAGCAATCATTGAAGGAAGCAAGCAATTTGCCAAGGATCTGATGAAAATGTACAAGATCCCGACAGCGGAATATGAAACCTTTACTTCCTTTGAACAGGCAAAGAGCTACGTCGAGGAAAAGGGCGCTCCGATTGTGATCAAAGCAGACGGACTTGCCGCTGGAAAAGGTGTTACTGTAGCAATGACGCTAGAAGAAGCGGTCAGCTGTCTTTATGATTTTCTTGAGGACAACCGCTTTGGTGAAGCGAGTGCATCTGTAGTTATCGAGGAATACCTTGAAGGAGAAGAATTTTCGCTGATGGGCTTTGTCAAAGGAGAAAAAGTCTATCCTATGGTGATTGCCCAAGACCATAAACGAGCATTTGAAAATGATTTAGGGGCGAATACCGGCGGAATGGGCGCTTATTCCCCGGTACCGCAAATTTCTGAAGACATTGTCAGTCTTGCAGTTGAGACTGTTTTGAATCCCTGTGCTAAAGCAATGGTCAAAGAAAACCGTTCATTCACAGGCGTGCTTTATGCCGGACTGATGCTGACGAAAAATGGAGTAAAGGTCATCGAATTTAATGCCAGATTCGGAGATCCGGAAACTCAGGTTGTTCTGCCGAGAATGGAGTCTGATCTTATTCAGGTTATCCTTGATTTGCTAAATGACCGTGAAGTTGATTTAAAATGGAAAAATAACGCGGCTGTCAGCGTCGTGCTTGCCTCTGAAGGGTACCCGGGAACCTATCAAAACGGGACTCCGATCGGTGATTTAGTTACGACGCAGGAGCGAGTAATCGTCTATCACGCAGGAACGAAACATAAAGATGGCCAATTTGTAACAAACGGGGGAAGGGTGGCAAACGTGACTGCCCTTTCTGAAACCTTTGAAGAAGCAAGGGAAACTGCATACGAAGCCATTGACGAGCTAATTTGTCCGGGGCTGTTTTATCGAAAAGATATCGGCACCCGCGCTATAAAAGCAAAAAATAAGTAA
- a CDS encoding YgaP family membrane protein: protein MKPNINLINALFRIACGLTLLTIAGANFSKKPWCKGYVMYMFIGALKAASGMLQFCPVTYVCQMTANEGSNDNDKESESATFNPS from the coding sequence ATGAAACCGAACATCAATTTAATAAATGCTTTGTTTAGAATTGCTTGCGGATTGACATTGCTCACGATTGCAGGCGCTAATTTTTCAAAAAAGCCTTGGTGTAAAGGATATGTTATGTACATGTTTATAGGAGCACTGAAAGCAGCTTCCGGAATGCTTCAATTCTGCCCTGTCACTTATGTTTGTCAAATGACGGCAAATGAAGGATCTAATGATAATGATAAGGAATCAGAGTCGGCCACCTTTAATCCTTCATAA
- a CDS encoding adenine deaminase C-terminal domain-containing protein has product MSESNFYWKNRQIRTQVDIIDGKILPTLLLQNSNVLNPFLRTWKKANIWIHKDRIVYVGPNLPNDMDAKNIIECDNKYIVPGYIEPHAHPFQLYNPQSLAEYASRFGTTTFVNDNLFLLLQCGKKKALSILKELSRQPVQYYWWSRYDLQTEVQNEDEVLSIDYRKKWIEHPDVLQGGELTSWPRVLDGDDLILHCMLETKKQGKRIEGHFPGASLKTLTKMKLFGVDCDHEAMTGEDVMKRLELGLYVGLRHSSIRPDLRSILRELHEKNFRTYDHLFYTTDGSTPNFYKEGMMNRLISIALDEGVPQIDAYNMASFNIAKYFHLEHLTGVIAPGRLATLNILSDPSNPNPEYVISKGKFLVKEGHNQDAFVKTEWEKCGIKPMNLSYSMTLDDLQFSMPLGVKMRNSVILEPYSLSLEHTGNQLSFSHDESYLVLLDKRGKWRVNTIIKGFATHVQGFASSYSNTGDIFAIGKNKEDILLSFERLKEIGGGIVLAENGKVIHEIPLQLGGAASSAPYDILLVQEQKLKDLLKDRGYKFPDPIYTLLFLQSTHLPYIRVTPRGIFDVMKKTVLFPSIMR; this is encoded by the coding sequence ATGTCCGAGAGTAACTTTTATTGGAAAAATCGTCAAATTCGGACTCAGGTAGATATCATAGATGGAAAAATTCTTCCGACACTCCTTTTGCAAAATTCAAATGTGTTAAATCCATTTTTAAGAACATGGAAGAAAGCAAACATTTGGATACATAAGGATAGAATTGTGTATGTTGGACCGAATCTTCCCAATGATATGGATGCAAAAAATATCATTGAATGTGATAATAAATACATTGTCCCTGGATATATCGAGCCTCATGCCCATCCTTTTCAATTATATAATCCCCAATCGTTAGCTGAATATGCGTCGCGATTTGGAACGACGACATTCGTAAATGATAACCTATTCCTGCTTCTTCAGTGCGGAAAAAAGAAAGCGCTTTCTATATTGAAAGAGCTAAGCCGTCAGCCTGTTCAGTATTATTGGTGGTCGAGATATGATTTACAAACCGAGGTTCAAAATGAGGATGAGGTATTATCAATTGATTATCGAAAAAAATGGATTGAACACCCCGATGTCCTTCAAGGTGGGGAATTGACCAGCTGGCCAAGAGTGTTGGATGGAGACGATTTAATTCTCCATTGCATGCTTGAAACGAAAAAACAGGGAAAACGGATAGAGGGGCATTTTCCAGGAGCTTCTTTGAAAACGCTAACAAAAATGAAACTTTTCGGAGTGGATTGTGATCATGAAGCAATGACAGGCGAGGATGTCATGAAACGCTTGGAGCTTGGTCTGTATGTTGGCTTGCGGCACTCGTCCATTCGGCCGGATCTCAGAAGCATACTTCGCGAGCTTCATGAGAAAAATTTCAGGACTTATGATCATTTGTTTTACACGACTGACGGGTCAACACCTAATTTTTACAAAGAGGGTATGATGAACCGATTAATCTCTATTGCCTTGGATGAAGGAGTTCCACAAATAGATGCTTATAATATGGCTTCCTTTAACATAGCAAAATATTTTCATCTTGAGCACCTGACCGGCGTCATAGCTCCAGGAAGATTGGCCACATTAAATATTCTATCCGACCCGTCGAACCCGAATCCGGAATACGTAATATCAAAAGGGAAATTTCTTGTGAAGGAAGGACATAATCAGGATGCATTTGTGAAAACGGAATGGGAAAAATGCGGGATTAAGCCTATGAATCTCTCTTATTCAATGACACTTGATGACCTGCAATTTTCGATGCCGCTTGGCGTGAAAATGAGAAATTCAGTTATTCTGGAGCCATATTCACTCTCTCTTGAGCATACAGGAAATCAGCTTTCTTTTAGCCACGATGAGAGCTATCTCGTTCTTCTGGATAAAAGAGGGAAGTGGCGTGTGAATACAATAATTAAAGGCTTCGCCACACATGTACAAGGTTTTGCAAGCTCATACTCCAATACGGGGGATATCTTTGCCATTGGAAAAAATAAAGAGGATATTCTCCTCTCCTTTGAGCGGCTCAAAGAAATAGGAGGGGGGATAGTGCTTGCTGAGAACGGGAAAGTTATCCATGAAATTCCCCTTCAATTGGGAGGCGCTGCATCCTCTGCTCCGTATGATATATTGCTTGTTCAGGAGCAGAAGCTAAAAGACCTATTGAAGGACAGGGGCTACAAGTTTCCTGATCCGATCTATACATTATTGTTTTTGCAAAGTACACATCTGCCTTATATTCGTGTCACACCGAGAGGAATCTTCGATGTAATGAAAAAAACGGTACTCTTTCCGTCAATAATGCGTTAA
- a CDS encoding YerC/YecD family TrpR-related protein — MQIDKLRGKELDQLFQSILSLKDLEECYRFFDDLCTVNEIQSLSQRLEVARMLREGYTYHKIETETGASTATISRVKRCLNYGNDAYEMALDRIKEQDSESKAT; from the coding sequence ATGCAAATCGATAAATTACGCGGCAAAGAGCTCGATCAATTGTTTCAATCCATACTATCTTTAAAAGATCTAGAGGAATGCTATCGTTTCTTTGATGATCTGTGCACTGTAAACGAAATTCAATCTCTTTCTCAGCGTCTGGAAGTAGCAAGAATGCTCAGAGAAGGATATACTTATCACAAAATCGAAACTGAAACCGGTGCCAGTACAGCAACGATCTCAAGAGTGAAACGTTGCTTAAACTACGGAAATGATGCTTATGAGATGGCACTTGATCGCATAAAGGAACAGGATTCCGAATCGAAAGCCACATAA